Proteins encoded together in one Ipomoea triloba cultivar NCNSP0323 chromosome 4, ASM357664v1 window:
- the LOC116014685 gene encoding homeobox protein knotted-1-like 2: METGNEEKECIFGEVEDDDDDEENEDSLKKKIASHALYGLLVDTHIDCLKLCLGMADQIEEEKSSKYEPKAANCQIISSRKSDQLELDNFMEAYCMALSKLKEVMKEPHQETMAFITHMHSQLEELMEAPSMSQSHLAKTT; encoded by the exons ATGGAAACTGGGAATGAAGAAAAGGAGTGCATTTTTGGAGAagtagaagatgatgatgatgatgaggagaaTGAGGATTCACTCAAGAAGAAGATTGCTTCCCATGCTTTATATGGCCTCCTTGTTGACACTCACATTGACTGCTTAAAG CTTTGTTTGGGCATGGCGGATCAGATTGAAGAAGAAAAGTCATCAAAGTATGAGCCAAAAGCGGCTAATTGCCAAATAATCAGCTCACGCAAAAGTGATCAACTGGAGTTGGACAACTTCATG GAAGCATATTGCATGGCACTAAGCAAGCTAAAAGAAGTAATGAAGGAACCACACCAAGAGactatggccttcatcacacaTATGCATTCTCAGCTTGAGGAGCTTATGGAAGCTCCTTCAATGTCCCAATCTCATCTCGCCAAGACTACCTAG